One window of the Pseudofrankia sp. DC12 genome contains the following:
- a CDS encoding response regulator transcription factor, which translates to MSTETAGSRLATAPAAEPAAERPRLLLVEDEPSLADLLTGVLKDAGYEVECAFDGQRALHLGLTRPYDVVVLDLGLPVVDGMDVLRAWRTRSVVVPVLILTARGAVADRVEGLDGGADDFLVKPFGLDELFARLRAVRRQHLDRAAHLPLPDGRRLDLANRTVSDLPANAPGHEAANVKGYVRLSERESALLAALAARPLRAFTRDELRERLFPYAEPAVVAVYVHYLRRKLGRSVIRTVRGVGYQLGGQR; encoded by the coding sequence GTGAGCACGGAGACCGCCGGCAGCCGCCTGGCCACAGCACCCGCCGCCGAGCCGGCGGCCGAACGGCCCCGGCTGTTGCTCGTCGAGGACGAGCCCTCACTCGCGGACCTGCTTACCGGTGTTCTGAAAGACGCGGGCTACGAGGTCGAGTGCGCCTTCGACGGGCAACGTGCCCTGCACCTCGGGCTGACCCGCCCCTACGACGTGGTCGTCCTCGACCTCGGGCTGCCGGTGGTCGACGGCATGGACGTCCTGCGCGCGTGGCGGACCCGATCCGTCGTCGTGCCGGTTCTCATCCTCACCGCCCGGGGAGCTGTCGCGGACCGGGTGGAGGGGCTCGATGGTGGCGCCGACGACTTCCTGGTCAAGCCGTTCGGCCTCGATGAGCTTTTCGCCCGGTTGCGCGCGGTTCGCCGCCAGCACCTGGACAGAGCCGCCCATCTGCCCCTGCCCGATGGACGGCGCCTCGATCTGGCCAACCGAACCGTCTCTGACCTTCCGGCCAACGCCCCCGGTCACGAAGCCGCCAACGTCAAGGGCTACGTACGGCTGTCCGAGCGGGAAAGCGCCCTGTTGGCGGCGCTGGCGGCTCGGCCCCTGCGAGCCTTCACGCGTGACGAGCTGCGCGAACGGCTGTTCCCGTACGCCGAGCCGGCGGTCGTGGCCGTATACGTCCATTACCTGCGACGCAAGCTGGGCCGATCAGTCATCAGGACGGTACGCGGGGTCGGCTACCAGCTGGGCGGCCAGCGGTGA
- a CDS encoding histidine kinase dimerization/phospho-acceptor domain-containing protein: MTASRRRLAAAVGLTVTAAMVLIGVAAWLVIQHEQAGDVDRALISAARTADDVDDPPVDIVIFLSRAGRPVEASDRAPGGLMDPAKIEATRRDGVTRFQHRSLGDDRSYRIVTVRRADAAGPFVVQAAYDLRPRAQEAGRLLSGLLLSGAFGLFLVVAVSLGIAHRAVRPLRTALTAQRQFVADAAHELRTPLTVLHTRVQVLERAAQQAGQPDLAADAARIVDDTRRMADLVGDLLTAAELVGPATTPTATERVGRSLHAACAAQPAPSAEPFVDGDEPTARQRTE; this comes from the coding sequence TTGACGGCGAGCCGCCGCCGGCTCGCCGCCGCCGTGGGACTCACCGTCACGGCCGCGATGGTCCTCATCGGCGTCGCCGCCTGGCTGGTCATCCAGCACGAACAGGCGGGCGACGTCGACCGGGCGCTGATCTCCGCTGCCAGGACAGCCGACGATGTCGACGACCCGCCAGTAGACATCGTGATCTTTCTGAGCAGAGCGGGGCGGCCGGTCGAGGCGTCTGACCGCGCGCCAGGCGGTTTGATGGACCCGGCCAAGATCGAAGCCACGCGCAGGGACGGTGTCACTCGCTTCCAGCACCGCAGCCTCGGCGACGACCGCTCCTACCGAATCGTCACCGTCCGACGCGCCGACGCCGCCGGGCCCTTCGTCGTGCAGGCCGCCTACGACCTGCGCCCGCGGGCGCAGGAGGCCGGCCGGCTGCTCAGCGGCCTCCTGCTCTCCGGAGCGTTCGGCCTGTTTCTGGTGGTCGCGGTCAGCCTCGGTATCGCACACCGCGCAGTGCGCCCACTGCGGACGGCCCTCACGGCACAGCGACAGTTCGTCGCCGACGCCGCGCATGAGCTGCGCACGCCGCTCACCGTCCTGCACACCCGTGTACAGGTACTCGAACGCGCGGCGCAACAGGCCGGCCAACCGGACCTGGCAGCCGACGCCGCGCGCATCGTAGACGACACGCGCCGGATGGCTGATCTTGTCGGCGACCTGCTCACCGCCGCGGAGCTTGTCGGCCCAGCGACGACGCCGACGGCAACGGAGCGGGTCGGGCGCAGTCTTCACGCGGCCTGCGCGGCTCAACCAGCTCCGAGTGCCGAGCCCTTCGTGGACGGCGACGAACCTACTGCTCGACAGCGTACAGAGTAA
- a CDS encoding VOC family protein: MEIKELGHLVLYVRNVERSAAFYRDVLGFRQIMPDPNGGNSFRFPAAAFSSGRTHHELLLIEVGERAASLPPGRRLGLYHFGLKVGDTDDELRAVLDQITAAGVQISGASDHTVTHSLYIHDPDGNEIELYVDVPEADWRNDPSLFAAPIRPLRL, from the coding sequence ATGGAGATCAAGGAACTAGGGCACTTGGTGCTCTACGTGCGCAACGTCGAGCGGTCGGCGGCGTTCTACCGGGACGTCCTCGGGTTTCGGCAGATCATGCCGGACCCGAACGGTGGCAACTCGTTCCGGTTCCCGGCGGCGGCCTTCTCGTCGGGGCGCACCCATCACGAGCTGCTGCTCATCGAGGTCGGCGAGCGCGCGGCCAGCCTGCCGCCGGGCCGGCGGCTCGGTCTGTACCACTTCGGGCTGAAGGTCGGCGACACCGATGACGAGCTGCGCGCCGTGCTCGACCAGATCACCGCGGCCGGCGTCCAGATCTCCGGTGCCTCCGACCACACGGTGACGCACAGCCTGTACATCCACGACCCCGACGGCAACGAGATCGAGCTGTACGTCGACGTCCCCGAGGCCGACTGGCGCAACGACCCGTCGCTGTTCGCCGCGCCCATCCGGCCGCTGCGCCTCTAG
- a CDS encoding DUF2231 domain-containing protein, protein MPSTIFGLPVHILIIHATVVLVPLAALLLLVVAFWPRLRRALGPLPVLAALGALILVPITSHSGEQLRARLPDNPLIARHAELGDGLLPWVAGLFVAALLLLWNDGWRPTAWASPGRVTGGARSAHSAARTTTWVTALALALVLATAVGSVVQVVRIGHSGAQAAWSGVGTTSAG, encoded by the coding sequence GTGCCCTCGACCATTTTCGGCCTGCCCGTTCACATACTGATCATTCATGCCACGGTGGTGCTCGTACCGCTGGCGGCGTTGCTGCTCCTCGTGGTGGCCTTCTGGCCCCGGCTGCGTCGGGCGCTTGGCCCGCTGCCGGTGCTCGCCGCCCTCGGGGCGCTGATCCTCGTGCCGATCACCTCGCACAGCGGCGAGCAGCTACGGGCCCGGCTGCCAGACAACCCGCTGATCGCCCGGCACGCCGAGCTCGGCGACGGGCTGCTGCCCTGGGTCGCGGGACTGTTCGTCGCGGCGCTGCTGCTGTTGTGGAACGACGGCTGGCGGCCTACGGCATGGGCGTCGCCCGGGCGGGTGACTGGCGGGGCCAGGTCCGCGCACTCGGCGGCGCGGACCACGACATGGGTCACAGCTCTCGCCTTGGCGCTGGTGCTGGCCACCGCCGTCGGTAGCGTCGTGCAGGTCGTCCGGATCGGGCACAGCGGCGCCCAGGCTGCCTGGTCGGGGGTCGGAACGACGTCCGCCGGGTAG